Within the Anaerolineae bacterium genome, the region CCGGCAGGTGTAGCACTCGCACCCTTCTTCGATGGGGCGAGGGTCGTCGGCATACGGGGCGTTGCGGATATTGAGCCGGCCTTCATGCGTCAGCAGGGCGGCATTGCGCGCCAGCCGGGTCGGCAGGACGCAGTCGAACAAGTCCACCCCCCGCGCCACACATTCAAAGAAATCCTCCGGCGAGCCAACGCCCATCAGATAGCGGGGCTTGTGCTTGGGAAGCAGGCCGTTCAACAGTTCCAGGATGGCGTGCATGTCCTCCTTCGGCTCCCCGACCGACAGGCCGCCGATGGCATATCCGGGGAAATCAAGAGAGACCATGAACTCCGCGCTGTAGGCCCGCAGGTCGGGAAACACTCCGCCCTGAACGATGCCGAACAAAGCCTGATCGGGGCGCGTGTGGGCTTCTTTACAGCGCACCGCCCAACGGTGTGTGCGTTCCAGCGCCTGGCGGTTGTACTCATAATCCATGGGCGGGGCGCATTCGTCCAAACACATGATGATGTCGGCCCCGAGCTGTTCCTGAATCTGCACCGCTTTCTCCGGGGAGAAAAAGTGCTGGGAACCGTCGATATGGGAGCGGAAGACCACACCGTCCTCGCGGAAAGTGCGCAGGTCCTGGAGGCTGTAGATTTGAAACCCGCCGCTGTCGGTGAGGATCGGCCCATCCCAGCACATGAAATGATGCAGGCCGCCCAGCTTCTCGATGATGTCGGGCCCCGGGCGTAGATAGAGGTGATAGGTGTTGGAAAGGATGATCTTGGCCCCCAGCTCCTTCAGCTCGTGCGGGGTCATGGTTTTGACGGTGGCCTGAGTGCCCACCGGCGCGAACATGGGGGTGGGGATGTCGCCGTGGGGGGTGTGGATGACGCCGGCGCGCGCCCCCGTGCGGCTGTCCTCTTTGATCAGCGAGAAACCGAACCCTGTTCCTGACATCATGCTCCCGTGCTCTCTACGAATAGCTATCGCCCCATTATGGGCACAAGCGAGGAGACTGTCAAATTGCCGGCCAGCAGGAGCCGGCTATAATGGCGGCAGGAGGTACACAGCCATGCGCCTGGTGTTCCCGCATCCGTGGAATGTGTCCCCCGAAGAGGCGGCCACCATCCAGCAGGAGCTGGCCCAGCAAGTGGTGCGCGAGAACGCCGTCGCTATCGAGGCCGTGCGTTACGTCGCCGGCGTTGACGTTGGGTTCGTCGGGGATATGGCGCGCGCCGCCGTAGTGGTGTGCGAGTTCCCCTCTCTGCGCCTGGCGGCCCAGAGCCTGGCGCAGGTGCCCGTCTCCTTCCCCTATATCCCTGGCCTGCTGGCGTTTCGCGAGGGGCCGGCAGTGCTGGCGGCA harbors:
- the tgt gene encoding tRNA guanosine(34) transglycosylase Tgt; protein product: MSGTGFGFSLIKEDSRTGARAGVIHTPHGDIPTPMFAPVGTQATVKTMTPHELKELGAKIILSNTYHLYLRPGPDIIEKLGGLHHFMCWDGPILTDSGGFQIYSLQDLRTFREDGVVFRSHIDGSQHFFSPEKAVQIQEQLGADIIMCLDECAPPMDYEYNRQALERTHRWAVRCKEAHTRPDQALFGIVQGGVFPDLRAYSAEFMVSLDFPGYAIGGLSVGEPKEDMHAILELLNGLLPKHKPRYLMGVGSPEDFFECVARGVDLFDCVLPTRLARNAALLTHEGRLNIRNAPYADDPRPIEEGCECYTCRHFSRAYLRHLFKAGEILGLRLATIHNLHFALDLMRRIRQSILDGTFADFKEQFLRQYKTTDYAVREANRLRRLESLRARSSRGG